One window of Branchiostoma lanceolatum isolate klBraLanc5 chromosome 8, klBraLanc5.hap2, whole genome shotgun sequence genomic DNA carries:
- the LOC136440809 gene encoding poly [ADP-ribose] polymerase tankyrase-1-like codes for MFGVSLLRTLQGSFRTCAETAEDASDAEDMAGPDDNNNSKSGSVSLHQIITNDQIELCEMFLKNRVLADRRSTAGPVGRYLPLHVAAIFRRPEVMELLLRYEVQHPDERNSQGKTALHMTFMYWPRYKITDMQGHSLGARDVEKCVKCLQALCRYHADFNAKDESGMTPLHYAAAFDIYQAIDLLSEAGADMNAQDSNGRTPLVVAASMAHVDTVRHLLELQVMVDVTGRDGRTALHQAVVTCSYRQSDDVECVELLLEAGVQPSPRDLDGVTPLHLASREGNDKLIRILIDHGADPDASIYDNAQTPLFCFLDNPSNRNKIATLHMLLKETCRIQAFDRAGGRPVLLEEDSSCCWQNRLLEASRHPAPLKRICLHAIRRILRMKRRRLDTVGQNNMLRLPPSIIAGIVHPDCVRHCPLHDHID; via the coding sequence ATGTTCGGTGTCTCCTTGTTACGTACCCTGCAAGGATCCTTCCGGACGTGCGCCGAGACAGCTGAGGATGCCTCAGACGCAGAGGACATGGCGGGGCCagacgacaacaacaacagcaagtcCGGGAGTGTCAGTCTTCACCAGATCATCACCAACGATCAGATCGAACTGTGTGAGATGTTCTTGAAGAATCGCGTCCTAGCGGACAGAAGATCAACTGCAGGACCGGTGGGTAGGTACTTGCCCTTGCACGTTGCCGCCATCTTTAGACGCCCCGAAGTCATGGAATTGCTGCTCAGATACGAAGTTCAGCATCCCGACGAAAGAAATAGTCAGGGAAAAACTGCACTTCACATGACATTTATGTACTGGCCTAGGTATAAGATTACAGACATGCAAGGCCATAGCCTTGGGGCAAGGGACGTTGagaaatgtgtgaaatgtttACAGGCGCTGTGCCGATATCACGCCGATTTCAACGCTAAAGACGAGTCTGGCATGACTCCTTTACACTACGCAGCAGCTTTTGATATCTACCAGGCGATTGACCTCCTCTCCGAGGCAGGAGCCGATATGAACGCTCAGGATTCGAACGGGAGAACTCCCCTGGTTGTGGCAGCGTCCATGGCACACGTCGACACCGTGCGACATCTTCTTGAACTGCAGGTGATGGTGGACGTCACAGGACGAGATGGTCGCACCGCCCTGCACCAGGCAGTGGTGACTTGTTCATACAGACAAAGCGACGACGTGGAATGTGTGGAGTTACTTTTGGAAGCTGGAGTTCAACCGTCGCCCAGAGACCTCGATGGTGTGACTCCGCTCCACCTAGCGAGTCGGGAAGGCAATGACAAGCTCATCAGAATTCTAATCGATCATGGAGCAGACCCGGATGCATCTATCTACGATAACGCCCAAACGCCATTGTTTTGCTTTCTCGACAATCCGTCGAATAGAAACAAAATAGCTACACTGCATATGTTGCTGAAGGAAACGTGCCGAATCCAGGCGTTCGACCGGGCCGGCGGGCGCCCAGTGTTGTTAGAAGAAGACTCGAGTTGCTGTTGGCAAAACCGACTTCTCGAAGCCTCCAGGCACCCTGCTCCTCTCAAGAGGATCTGTTTGCATGCGATACGAAGAATACTGAGAATGAAGAGGCGTAGACTAGACACAGTTGGTCAGAATAATATGTTAAGGTTACCGCCATCTATAATCGCGGGAATAGTCCACCCAGACTGTGTTAGACACTGTCCTCTCCATGACCATatcgactga